The Arachis ipaensis cultivar K30076 chromosome B07, Araip1.1, whole genome shotgun sequence genome includes a window with the following:
- the LOC107607163 gene encoding uncharacterized protein LOC107607163, whose product MLCIYCEKLIRGGGIHRFKTHLAGKERDIESCRNVSAAVRHQFHQSIEELRSRKRKAHEQYAESYNSCDEVEKEFDEIERNEIQQQQKSGVPAPSSRKGKQVKGLQSYFPSATTPGAQPTIKSILQSKEIGEKCDIAIAKWMMDASIPFNAVNSAYYQPMIDAIASMGTGYKGLNYPRVRGYLLSKLVEDVRKMIDGYREIWKQTRCTIMADGWTDRCRRTLINFLVYCPKGTVFLKSVDASNVSKTVDALFKLFRDVVLFVGPKNIVDIITDNVANYVAMGRLLEAEFPKLYWFPCAAHCVNMMFQDIGKLQKVSETVSQASMITKYIYNHFYLLFLMRKFERGREILHSAPTRFDTNFIALQSVLAQKDPLRSMVTSKEWTSSAYYKEAKAKKFVDQVLDSKFWSQCTDIIKLTEPLVCVLRIMDSEDRAAMDFLYQAIYKARGEMVKRFQKRKKVVDPYLKILDTCWDAQLKKNLHAAGYWLNPAFRFNAEEFEKHRQTTSDLLDVIEKYSYGDPDLNSKLTSEMRIFKNAEQDFGRPSAIRERSTVMLDQWWKSYGCGAPNLQKMVIRILSQTCSSSGYQLDLEDDRDDDGANNSMENANQNETNQDVAPHLSDEEQFSDFEITPWI is encoded by the exons ATGTTATGCATATATTGTGAGAAGCTTATTAGGGGTGGAGGAATTCATCGATTTAAGACTCATTTGGCTGGAAAAGAAAGAGATATTGAGTCATGTCGAAACGTGTCAGCTGCAGTGAGACACCAATTCCATCAAAGCATTGAAGAGCTTCGAAGCAGGAAACGAAAAGCTCATGAACAATATGCAGAAAGTTATAATTCTTGTGATGAAGTTGAAAAAGAATTTGACGAGATCGAACGTAATGagatacaacaacaacaaaaatccgGAGTTCCAGCACCTAgctctagaaaaggaaaacaagtcAAAGGATTACAATCATATTTTCCATCGGCAACAACACCCGGAGCTCAACCAACTATCAAAAGCATTCTTCAAAGCAAAGAAATTGGGGAGAAGTGTGATATTGCTATTGCAAAATGGATGATGGATGCCTCTATTCCATTTAATGCGGTTAATTCAGCTTATTATCAGCCAATGATTGATGCTATTGCAAGCATGGGTACAGGGTATAAAGGGCTAAATTATCCAAGAGTCCGTGGGTATTTGTTGAGTAAATTGGTCGAGGATGTGAGGAAAATGATTGATGGTTATCGTGAGATTTGGAAACAAACTAGATGTACTATTATGGCCGATGGATGGACTGATCGTTGTAGGCGtactttgattaattttttagtttattgtCCTAAAGGAACTGTTTTTCTAAAGTCAGTTGATGCTTCTAATGTCTCAAAAACTGTTGATGCTTTGTTTAAGTTGTTTAGGGATGTTGTATTGTTTGTTGGTCCTAAGAATATTGTGGATATTATAACAGACAATGTTGCAAACTATGTTGCTATGGGAAGGTTGTTGGAGGCTGAGTTTCCTAAATTGTATTGGTTCCCTTGTGCAGCTCATTGTGTTAATATGATGTTTCAAGATATTGGGAAGTTACAAAAAGTGAGTGAAACTGTGTCACAAGCTTCAATGATCACCAAGTATATCTATAATCATTTCTATCTACTATTCTTGATGAGAAAGTTTGAACGTGGGAGGGAAATACTTCATTCGGCTCCAACTCGGTTTGACACTAATTTCATTGCTTTGCAAAGTGTTTTGGCTCAAAAGGATCCTTTGAGATCTATGGTGACCTCTAAAGAATGGACAAGCTCAGCTTACTACAAAGAAGCCAAAGCTAAGAAATTTGTGGATCAAGTCTTAGATTCTAAATTTTGGAGTCAATGCACTGATATTATTAAGCTTACTGAGCCACTTGTTTGTGTTTTACGTATTATGGATAGTGAAGACAGAGCTGCCATGGATTTTCTTTATCAAGCTATTTATAAGGCTAGAGGAGAAATGGTGAAGAGGtttcaaaaaagaaagaaggtTGTTGATCCTTATTTGAAGATTTTAGATACTTGTTGGGATGCACAACTTAAGAAAAATCTTCATGCCGCTGGTTATTGGTTAAATCCAGCTTTTCGATTTAATGCTGAAGAATTTGAAAAGCACAGACAAACGacttctgacttgttggatgtcATTGAGAAATATTCTTATGGTGATCCTGATTTGAATTCTAAGCTGACAAGTGAGATGAGGATCTTTAAGAATGCTGAACAAGATTTTGGAAGACCGTCTGCAATACGTGAACGCAGCACTGTTATGCTAG ATCAATGGTGGAAATCTTATGGTTGTGGAGCGCCAAATTTGCAAAAGATGGTGATTCGTATTTTAAGCCAAACTTGTAGTTCTTCAGGCT ATCAATTGGATTTGGAAGATGATCGGGATGATGATGGAGCTAATAATTCTATGGAAAATGCAAATCAAAATGAAACCAATCAGGATGTAGCTCCACATTTATCAGATGAAGAACAATTTTCCGACTTCGAGATCACTCCTTGGATATAG